In Solidesulfovibrio carbinoliphilus subsp. oakridgensis, the sequence CCCAAGGAGCACCTGCCATGAAACCCTTTTCCCTGACCCTCGGCGATCCCGGGCCGGCCTGCGCCGAGCCGGCTCCCGAGGCCTTGCGCCAGGCCGTGGCCAAGTTCAACGCCGGCGACTATTTCGAGTGCCATGAAGTCCTCGAAGCCTACTGGCTGGAGGAGACCGGGCCCGTGCGCGACCTGTACAAGGGCGTGATCCAGGTCGCAGGCGGCTTCTTTCATTGGGAAAACGGCAACAAAGCCGGTTGCCTCAAGCACCTGGAACGGGCTATCGTCTACCTTGGCCGCTACGCCCCGCGCTGCCAGGGCCTGGACGTGGCGGCGCTCATGGTC encodes:
- a CDS encoding DUF309 domain-containing protein, whose translation is MKPFSLTLGDPGPACAEPAPEALRQAVAKFNAGDYFECHEVLEAYWLEETGPVRDLYKGVIQVAGGFFHWENGNKAGCLKHLERAIVYLGRYAPRCQGLDVAALMVEAQAGLEWARDAEPDTAMPPELVPRMVLAD